One Babesia bovis T2Bo chromosome 4 map unlocalized Chr4_1, whole genome shotgun sequence genomic window carries:
- a CDS encoding Microsomal signal peptidase 12 kDa subunit (SPC12) family protein → MMYVLSGLLNYMNGTVDFHGQMLCEVLMYAILITGTLVGTYIGFQHQDFTLTLFCLGITTAICVAVCTPGWPFFCRNQIKWKPVSSRK, encoded by the exons ATGATGTATGTCTTGAGTGGCCTGCTTAATTACATGAACGGGACCGTG GACTTCCACGGGCAGATGTTATGCGAGGTTTTGATGTATGCCATATTGATCACGGGCACGCTCGTGGGAACTTATATTGGTTTCCAGCATCAGGATTTCACATTAACTCTATTCTGTCTTGGGATCACTACTGCTATTTGTGTTGCT GTATGTACTCCTGGATGGCCTTTTTTCTGCAGAAATCAAATTAAGTGGAAGCCTGTGAGCTCTAGGAAGTAA